The Lycorma delicatula isolate Av1 chromosome 2, ASM4794821v1, whole genome shotgun sequence DNA window AAATGAAATATACTTGTAATGCAATTTCCCTTTTCTACATTCTCAgatcctttttcttttcttctttagaaTCCTTGATCTAGTGTGCACTTGATAATCTTTCTCAACTGATTATTCTTCGCATTTTTACATGCTTCTCAAACACtgcatgactttttttttataaggtctTCCTAACAAATTTGTAGGACTATTCAGGAAATAGTCCTACATGATATGCAGCATTTTCTTCTGAAACCTGGTTGTCCTGTACTCTTCCTGTTACCAGGTATATCCATTCATTTCAAATTGATTATGCCActgataaatgttatttttatttggaggatcacaattaaactttcttcaGAATGCATGTTGAACTGTAACtatagattcacatttagcaaacagCAAAACGCAGAAGCTTTCTGTTCAAGAACCATCATCCAAAGATGGTAGTATTGTCAAATAGAAAAGTAGGAAATCAATCTACAGCCATGAGcacaactaaaactgtcctttttttctctttgattctAGTCTTAAATCAACACTTAAatcatccaagagatattataataaattaaaatccctagtattctttttcattcagtgaaatgaatgaaattaaaagatcatTGCAACCGTTGTTGCAatgaattgttgtttttatttttttttaactaaaaaaccaaaacaaagaacaaaaaatataaatcccaaTTGTCTTAAAGtcaaaaaagcaataattttctttaaatcttttcaaTACAAGCAGTAAACCTTGACAAAGTTATaataatcaaagaaataattgaatacaCTAATAactgaatatacattttttaatcatttttttatttattgctgttcCTATTATTAATGGGAATCAATGAATGATTCTTGCTACAATTGCAAATACTGCagctattgataaaaaaaaacttagtggAAGTGAGCAACTACATAATatgtataatgaaaattgcaGTGATTGATGAATTTGCTAGAATTACTCCTGTTACTTTCTCTAACAAgaggattattttttatgtaattaggttaggatttcttctcatttttctgaatattctttCACTCAGGTCTATCACCATCAATCAAAATTGGAATAAACTGACCACCAAAATCAATTAAACCATTCAATCCAATAGAAGAGCCTTTATTAAACACTATCATTTTAATCTCTTCAGAATTACAGTAACATGaactcaaataattattttattttactttattttttatttttttggtcctttttatttttatttatttaaaatttagcaaataagTTGGAATATTGGAATAAATTTCATCCTTACTTGCTTGGTGTCTTAATGccttctttataattatttatttattttattctttggagtgttttttttttaaatggttttatggatttatttactgttatatttttaaatctcacTTGTTGCTTTGGCAAATGCCTAATTAGATTAACTTAGATATTATCATTTGTGTGCTTTGTAGATGCATTTCTAACTCAGAATAGGGTTTTAACAAAGGTACCAAATGTACCTTACAAAATCCAGTTGACaatttgaataagttttcttATCTGTAAACTTAATCTATTGTGCATTAGAGTTTAAGTGTTAGGTTTATGATTAGTGGGACAGATACATGATTGCAAATTTCACACTAAATAAGGaactttaatcaattatttttctgatttttataatgtaataatgaatgaacagcagtttatttttgttgtataagcTTTCTGTTAAATATGAATCGTATTAAGATGAGTTGAGTATATgttgacattttcattttttataaaggcaattggttttttaattccaaaaatatatactaatatgGGCCCACTTACAGCAGGTTGGAAGGGAATGAAAAGAAATCTTTTCTGTTCTGGGATACTAGAAACAAAAATCCAGCTCTGATAACACCATACAAGGAAGTGGTGTGGTTTTTAGTTTGAGAAATGATTAGATGAAATATTACTATGCAAATCTATCAAATTTTAATAgcataaacaacaaataaattttaatgatttaatgtagtataataaaatacactaatgttaaataaaataatattgtaattgtgTAACTAATTTTGTAGTTCAGTAAGGATTTAGTAAATACTGGTGCTGTCAGTAACgatgatgaagaagaaaaagaatgacTGTTACTATTGCAATAAGTTTGTGAAAAGAATATATGTACTAATTCATCTAGTAGTTCCTTTGGTTTTTGTGATGAACATGGTTGGTTTGTATCTTGCACAAATAACCCTGCTAATGTGTTACACTCTGCCAATCCACTTATTactaatctgtaaaataaaataataagcatttaCAACAACAACATAAGCATTTACCATCTAGTAACAAAAAATGTTCATGTACCATTTATAGTATTTTCAATGCTAAATATATATACTTCTGATAACCATCATTGAAATGTTAGCATTGCTAACTATTCATAAACTTACATTAGTTATACCAACAGGTCAGtcaatttatcttaataaaatattacttttaaattaatactaaaactGACCAAACAATTAGAAACTAATCTTTcagcttaaaaaaacaaaaaaaaactgctgccATGATTTGTCTACCATTtgcgaaaaaacaaatttattttcactctTTTAAGACTGTTTACCGGTGCAAAAATAGTTTActcataagaatttaaaaattcttaacattaaaaaacctttaatcaACTTTTTGTAATGGTGAATGaatgcaaattaaataattacatccattacttaaattttaaaaataagtatcacttttttactttttttttaatataataaagccCAATCATAGTCTAATTACAGTTCAGAAGTTGAGTTCAGCTAGATTTTAGAACAAAACTTCCTCAACAGTGCTATCAACTGAACCTTAAAAACTGAAGTTACTGGAAACAGATAttcaaatctaattaaaaataaatgtacttgtCTTCAACTGAGCTTGATCTGAGATCCTGGAGCATCCAGAACTCCTGATTATGGTAACATAACCactcacttttattaaaaaaaaaaaacctttttataatccTATTTCTGTTGACTAGTTACAACTGGTTTCATTATAATTGGAAAATAGCGAGAAATgcttacttaaaaacaatttgaaaggaATAGTCAAATCTAAGCTTTCATTTAGGTCAGATtcattgtagattaaaaaaatataaagaaataaataattctttacataAATCAGACATTGTAATCTAACTAATCTAGTCATCATAATCAGATGATGTAAATCTagctaatgaataaaaattttaacttagtctgacaaaatattattgttgtaaattatatctgcattatttgtaacgttaatatgttgtaaaaaaataaataattatttaaataatgttaattattaacatttacaaatcattcttacatatattaattataaacatttaaaaatcatacttacATACACTCATGAATGTCTAATGCAGCATGCATAATATCAACTACATGGTGCAAGTTTGTAGTTGTTTTTATGCATTCTAAAAAGATGCCACCATTCCAGCATTGTGCATTTTCTATtatcactaaaatttaaaaacaataatgtgaaacaaaaatgcaaataaataaatattaaaatcatgaaaatcgagatctactaaaaatattattttttatttattatacttttatatataccggtatatatttatttattactaaaaataatattctttgatCCTGTCATTCCAGTATTAAggaattatctttttttcatggacttattaaatgtttataagaaaaactacttatctctttatttatttttttctgttggaaatcaacattattataatactttttattctatttatttatgcattttatcaTTCCTGTACATGTAAGTTTagattattgtaatattgtttttacttgAATTGAAAGGCTACAAAATTAAttccagttttattaattatgttttaacttACTAGCAAGTAAgtgaaaattaaggaaataaatagatcaaaacatttaaagttaatatcaaatttaagatttattaaattatttagcaaAGAAATGGCattagaattgtttttatttctgcattttaaaaatctttaagtaatgtaaataaatccagtttTTTAAAGGTGTGTTAGATGTTATAATACAAAGgttttaacaatctgaaacagatacaaattattccaaaaaaatgaCAGCCATTTTCAATAATG harbors:
- the LOC142318869 gene encoding uncharacterized protein LOC142318869, producing MKTSLITFISCITMIMADDGTGGAECTPLLADRCFSEIYDKLPCHIKSTCSTSNTTEINNDMNEFCSALYDSLNCLSDIIDSDCSKKDGKDIFDTWLNGLRAVDKFLCGNINETLRVIIENAQCWNGGIFLECIKTTTNLHHVVDIMHAALDIHECILVISGLAECNTLAGLFVQDTNQPCSSQKPKELLDELVHIFFSQTYCNSNSHSFSSSSSLLTAPVFTKSLLNYKISYTITILFYLTLVYFIILH